A portion of the Pirellulales bacterium genome contains these proteins:
- a CDS encoding HdeD family acid-resistance protein: MSAANDPSTFSGPSAPLSLPPARFSVHREFHHLRSHWWWFLLLGVLLVICGTIAVVSPMFSTFVAIDVLAVLFLIAGVATIVSSFWAGQWSGLLVHLLVGILYVAAGFVISEHKLMSVLMVTIFIAVSFIVAGIFRALAALLIRFPQWGWALLNGVVTMLMGIIIYRHLPDSAFWVVGLLVGLEMLFGGWTWIMLALAIRAIPERTA; the protein is encoded by the coding sequence ATGAGCGCTGCCAACGATCCCTCGACTTTCTCCGGGCCTAGCGCCCCGCTATCGCTTCCCCCCGCACGTTTTTCGGTGCATCGGGAATTCCACCATCTGCGGTCGCACTGGTGGTGGTTTCTGCTGCTGGGTGTCTTGCTGGTAATCTGCGGCACGATCGCGGTTGTCTCACCCATGTTCTCGACCTTCGTGGCGATCGATGTGTTGGCCGTACTTTTCTTGATTGCGGGAGTCGCGACGATCGTCAGCTCTTTCTGGGCGGGCCAATGGAGCGGCTTACTGGTCCATCTCTTGGTCGGCATTCTGTATGTGGCGGCGGGGTTCGTCATCAGCGAGCACAAACTCATGTCGGTGCTGATGGTGACGATCTTCATCGCCGTGTCGTTCATCGTGGCCGGCATATTCCGGGCCTTGGCGGCGCTGTTGATCCGATTCCCGCAATGGGGCTGGGCGCTCTTGAACGGCGTGGTGACGATGCTGATGGGGATCATCATCTACCGGCACTTGCCGGATTCGGCATTTTGGGTGGTCGGCTTGCTCGTCGGGCTGGAGATGCTTTTCGGCGGCTGGACTTGGATCATGCTCGCGCTGGCCATCCGTGCGATTCCGGAAAGGACGGCGTGA
- a CDS encoding TraR/DksA family transcriptional regulator, protein MKKAEFNEYRDRLVELRARLRGDVDQMANSALKKTRSENNGDLSSMPIHMADIGSDNFEQEFTLSLMENEEGTLDAIEAALERLGAGTFGLCEECGAKIPKARLNAIPYAPFCVKCAEHHENGI, encoded by the coding sequence ATGAAAAAGGCTGAGTTCAACGAGTATCGGGACCGATTGGTGGAGTTGCGAGCGCGGTTGCGCGGCGACGTCGATCAAATGGCTAATTCGGCCCTCAAGAAGACCCGGAGCGAGAACAACGGCGATCTCTCGAGCATGCCGATTCACATGGCCGACATCGGCAGCGACAACTTCGAGCAGGAATTCACGCTCAGCCTGATGGAAAACGAGGAAGGCACTCTCGATGCGATTGAAGCGGCGCTAGAACGGCTCGGTGCAGGCACTTTTGGTTTGTGCGAGGAATGCGGCGCGAAAATCCCCAAAGCCCGATTGAATGCGATTCCCTACGCGCCTTTCTGCGTCAAATGCGCCGAGCATCACGAGAACGGAATCTGA
- the lspA gene encoding signal peptidase II — translation MNVDPGARIVPANRYLLFFGVAVGGCAIDLASKSWIFDRLGMPGRNQIWLWRPVFSLTTSLNEGALFGLGQGLTTVFAALSVAAAIFIIYWLFYAGAARDRVLTLTLALIAAGIFGNLYDRLGMHGLRWPGTAERVYAVRDWLYFRIDGVINWPVFNLADSLLVCGALVLFWHVWTMQRSSGGGAEPTGDPSQPASATAANE, via the coding sequence ATGAATGTGGATCCTGGCGCCAGGATAGTTCCAGCCAATCGTTATCTGCTGTTTTTCGGAGTGGCCGTTGGCGGATGTGCGATTGATCTGGCGAGCAAAAGTTGGATCTTCGATCGGCTCGGTATGCCGGGGCGCAACCAGATTTGGCTCTGGAGGCCAGTTTTCAGTCTGACAACGAGCCTCAATGAGGGCGCCCTGTTCGGGCTTGGGCAAGGATTGACCACCGTCTTTGCGGCCCTCTCGGTTGCCGCGGCAATCTTCATCATCTATTGGCTGTTCTACGCCGGGGCCGCGCGCGACCGGGTTCTGACGCTCACGCTGGCGCTGATTGCGGCCGGAATCTTCGGCAACCTATACGATCGCCTCGGGATGCACGGGCTGCGCTGGCCGGGCACCGCGGAACGAGTCTACGCGGTTCGCGATTGGCTTTATTTTCGCATTGACGGCGTAATCAACTGGCCGGTGTTCAATCTTGCCGACAGTCTGCTGGTGTGCGGCGCACTGGTGTTGTTCTGGCACGTTTGGACGATGCAGCGGTCGTCGGGTGGCGGCGCCGAGCCGACCGGAGACCCGTCGCAACCCGCCTCCGCAACGGCCGCGAACGAGTGA